GCTTGAGGAAGATATTGCTATAGGTGACTTCCTTTACATTGCAAAGTTTACTGacagctgcttaaaaatacaACTAACACTagcattttacagtgttggtattgacattttattttctaaaaaagcaaaaaaaaccacatcatTTTAGTGACTGGAAATGCATACAAAGTTACATATTTCAAGGAATTCACACATTAAAGAACCAGGCTTTGAAAGAGTTTCTCTAATGCAGTGGCATGGACCTACAAATTCTTTCACAACTGATACTGCTTGTTTCAAATACTCTGTAATGATATGGCATTGGGAGAGCCAGAGATCCCCTGAGATGCCAGCACTGCTAGTACAGGAGGTGCCTGACCTCAGTCCCTCAGCTGTGAGTACCAGGGATACCCCAGCAATTCTGCAAGGTAGAAAAGGAGATGCTCCAACAACACAATGCCATAAACTAAGGCCACCCCAGGAAAATCCAACAGTATCTCAAAGCTGTCAGACTAGGCACATAAATACTCTGGTATTTAGTAACAGCTTTAAGgagtatatttatatataaattatttaaaaaacactattGTGAAATTTACATGAACACACACAACTTCAGCAACACCATGTTTCCAGTGGAACTTGGCTATTAGCTGTTTGCAGTTTATATACAAAGCTGATTGATTAGAAAGGCTGCTACAGGGAGCCAAGCTTTCTTTCCAGGTTAGCCCCTGGCTAGAACAAGGATTTCTGTGTGTTATCTTCTAGGAGTTGGCAATATTAAAAATTGTGATTAGAACACCAGGGTGCAGtgatttataaacattttgtctttaatattaaattaaaatccagTGCATTCTCACTCTGCTCTGACATTGTATCAATCGGTTGATCCATAATGTTCTGGGCATTCATGGGAGATATAGAGAGTTTGGGCAATAAAAATCCTTTAGACAAGTTCATTCCTGGTGCCAAGTCATTGGCTTTAGAGCAACACCAAGCATGAATTTGATCCATTGTAGAAGCACAGGCAAATTTTTCCCAGGGTGTAGTTTTCATTCCTTGCTAACAAAACAATTTAAGTTTTGCACAATCCCCACTCTACAGATGGGGACACATGTTTGGAGGGAAGCAGTTTGCCAAGGTCACAGGCAAGGCCAGCAACACAGCCCAGAAGAGCTCCAGATTCCTTAACAACTGGCCCATGTTGGAGGTACTGGACAGCAATGCCCACTTCTCTCCTGACTCCTACAGTCCTCAACTCCCTTCTACTAAGAAAGATTACATGATACTGCATTTGGGGAAAGGCTCACAGGAAAATGCCTAAAGCAAATGCATCAGGGATATACACAAAAAGAGGCTAAAAtctcaagacagaaaaaaaaaaacaccctcttCCTGTTGTTCTTGAAGCTGCTCTtaactccttcctcctctttgccaACTGCAGTCCTGAGTAATGAATGTCTGCCAGATCTGGGTGGCAGCTTCCTCAGACTCTTTCCTTGTGCTTCATGTTAGCCAGCTTGACTGTTTCCTGCTCAGAGGCAGGTGGAGAAGGCTCATCATGACATCCAATCATCAGCTGATAGACCATCACTCCCACAATAGCCCCAAGGAAAGGAGCAACAACTGGAACCCACCACCACTGCTTACCagtcctggaaaacaaaaagaaagggcaCAAGGTAAGAACTGCAGCCTAAGCATTAGGATATTCGTGTTTGGATCTGGAACAATACAAGATCCGGTCATCTCCAAACATCACCATTGACTTGCAAAAGACAATAGTACCCACATGTCCACAGCAATTTCCAAGGCAGATATTACCCCCACTGCAAGTCCAGGTGACAAGCAATTCAGAACAGCTACTTTCAGGACTTCCAAGACCGTCTCTCCAccaagaaaggagaaacagttGCAGTGCCTGAACCAGGCACCTTCACTTCCCTCTCACTGCTTGTAGGAAAGCAGCCCTCGATAGCACATAGCCTGTATTGCTCATGGCTCTCTTAATTGTCTccagcaacaacaaaatccaaGTATAACAAATGCCCTCCATTTTCTACCACCAAAAAAATGATGATAGGCTCATGTTCAAGGTGCACTTGAGCTTCTTATGGATGGTCCTAGATTTCTTCCCTGATAGCAAAGTTAGGTCATTTGCTCTCACCACTGGAAACTGCCCAGCTTCTATGATTTCTTAAGAAGTTGGAGCAGAGCAAacagtatcttttaaaacatttatacaATCCAAAGATACCTCATGGGTGCTAAGACTCTTTATAGTGCCAGAGCTACCACCTATTTAGACtcgtaatttttttccccttgatgCACAAGGTTTTCATTGGCAAGCACTTACCAGAACACTTCAGTGCCCCAGCCAGCAATGGCTGTGAAGAGACGAGGCCTAAAGTCCCTGGCAGGGTTGACAGCATAGCCAGAGTTGAAGCCCATGGAGGTTCCAATAACAAGGACAACAAAGCCAACTGTGAAAGCCTCCAGCCCCATGGGGACAGGGTTGTTGTACGGATCAACAATAGCCAAAACGCAAACAATCAGGGAGGCAGTGCCAATGaactggggagggagggggaagaattTAATCCAGATTAATCTTTTAACCAAGTTATTTAACTCCTCTGAAGTCCCATGCATTTAGGACTCATTCTCTAAACTGAAAGAGCTGCACTAAGTCATCCCATGGCATTATCAGATCACAGTAGACTGAGCACCCGCAGGAATGGGAGCATAGAACGAGCTCCTCCTGGCAGCCCACAGGCTCAATCAAGCcaacacttttttccctacCCACAGAAGAGCTATGAATAACTGTTTGAGCAGccagaaaagctgaagacaTCTTCCTGAACCTGCTTCCAACCTGCCACAGCTGGGTGGCTACTGTCCCTTTGTGGTTGACGGCAACTTTAAGGAGGAGACGGTCACCTCCAACACCAACCACCACCCCACACCCAGTTGACCTCTGGGTTGTGCAACAGCCACAGTAGTACAGTGGGAATGAGGAAGAACCATCTTTCCTCATGCTATGGCTCTTCAGGGGCTGAGAAGTGGTATCCTTTTCACAGGTGTCCTGGCCAGTGTTGTACCACTGGTTAATCCCCTTAACACAAGACTTCTTGCTGTAAGGGTCCTTTCTGGCTCTGTTCTTCCTATGGGTGAGTGAGATATCTGTGTCCACTCTAAAAACCTTTCTGGATATCTTCTCTTTAAATTGCAATTCATTCTCTAACTAAAGGAGAAGCCCAGAACCACCCCAAAAGATGCCTCTTCAAATGCACCTTCATCCTCCCAGCACCCTCTTACCTGGTCAAAGAATCCATTCACAATGTTCAGATGCTGAGATGGGTAGGTGGCAAAGATACCAGCAGTGCCATTCTGTCCTGTTACATACAGCTGGTTGCTGCCAAAAGCCCAGATGGcatcggggtgggggggaaggggggaaaagagagaaaaaaagaacagtagaGAGGTCAGTCATTTTCCAACACGCATCAGAGAGAGGACCCTGCTTGGAAGATGACTAAAATGTAGGCTCAACAGAGCCATGGATATTGAGATAGAATTCCCTGAGCACCCCATTGCTATGTGTTGCAAAACCATTTGCTGTAGAGCACACACTCATTTGGAAAACTTAGGGTGGGATCCACCACAGCATTTTACAAGTCAGGCTCAGATGCAGATGGCCTGAGTCCCTGTTCCTAATGTTTCTTGTTTGCCAGGCACCAGGAAAGAGTTAGAGCCAAAAAGTAAACACTAAGCTGACTCCAAATCTCTCCCAAAGGTACTCAAATGCCTGTGGTATCAGTCTTGGTGTCAAGACATGAGATATTGCTATGGATCTGATCTGCAGCAAGCCGGATTTGGGCTGATCTTGCACTTTCCTCTAAGCCAATACACAATTAGTTTCACCTCTCAGGGTTGTCTCGTAGAACAGTCAGCCCCTTGCCTACCACTATGTAGAAGCTGGATAACTAACCTAGGTGGGCTGTCTAGATTCCCTCCATGGTCAGTGGATAAAAAACAGACACTTTCTGAAGGTATCTCTTCCATGGTTTAGGCAGCTAAGATGGGATTAACTCTTTTCTGAAGAGACTTCAGCCCACCAAGTAGAAGGGTAACTGGTGTTGAACTGGAGTCCTGATGTTTACAGAGATAAAGGTAGGTCCCCCTGCTTCTTTCTAAAGTGAAAAGCAGTTGGTGCTGTTGCCGGGGTGGCAGTTTCCTCCCTTCAGGTGGAAGCTACAGTGACCTAGGTGTTCTGCTCAGCTACAGGGAACACTGCTCCTATTGCCAGAAACAGACATCAGGAGGCAAAATCTGAATCAAAATGTCACCCCTGGTATTTGAGGAAGGGCAATTTCCAGCACAAAGAGTCAGTTCTTGCCCACTGAATATTGCCCTGTGATGAGGAACACCACTCAGGAGGAACAGATGCATGAGGGACTGGATTTCTAGGATGCTTTCCAAGGTATAGAATCACTCTGGTAAGGGCAGCAAAAACTGCTAGAAGTCCCATTGTCTGGAAGCTAACACGAGACAATGCAGAAGACATCCATGgtgaagtctttatttttttttaaacaaagaaggATAAAATAGCTCTGGAACAATGCAGAGCTATAAAGTCTCCATCACTACTAGTGTATCATCCACATTTCTGAAAGATCTGTTTTAATCCAGATAGtaccttgtcgtggtttaaccccagtcagcaactcagcaccacgcagccacttccctcttccccctcccagtggggtgaggaggaggaaaggaaaaaagtaaaactcatgggttgagataagaacagtttaataactagagtaaaatactaacaatagtaataatgaaatataataatagtaatgaaaaggaatataacaaaaaaaggaaaggggagggaaagaaaaaacaaccccagtgatgcacaatgcaattgctcaccacccgctgaccgatgcctcagcagcaatccacccctcccggccaactcccccctgtttatatactgggcatgacgttccatggtatggaatacccctttggctagttcaaggtcagctgccctggccatgctccctcccagcttcttgcacacctgcttgctggcagagcatgggaaactgaaaagtccttggcttaagataagcgctacttagcaacaactaaaacatcagagtgttatcaacatcattctcacactaaatccaaaacacagcactgtaccagctactgagaagagagttaactcagtctcagccgaaaccaggacataccTACAAGAGGGGCCATCCAGTGGTCCATGTTACAGTGATCATTACTCAAGGATGAGACTCACACATTGACAATGCTGGTTGGCCTTCAGATTGACTTGAACCCATCATCATCAGATCAGGAAAGCCCTCCCAGAAACACAGTAAGGAGGTTTCTCAGATCTCTGCTCTGCAAGAAAATGCTTCTCTGATCTGGGAACCAGCCTCCCTGCAGTGAGTCATGAAGAGCATCCATCTCACCCCAACACACACAGACAGTTTCTGCACTTACCATAGTACAGCCCAAAGACTATGCCAGCTCCCAGGAAAGCCCCAAGGGTTTGGGCCAGGGCATAAATTGGTAGCTTGAGCCAGGGCTCCCGGGCCAAGAAGCACATGGCAAAAGTGACAGCTGGGTTCAGATGTCCACCTGCAGAGAGGTTGGTGGTTAGTGCACTTTTACAGGCAGAATTTGAGTCCCAGAGATGAGCCAAGGGACACCAGCTTCCATACCAGTGCCACATAGGAAAAACACGGCCATCTAGGCCTATACAACAATTGTCACAAGTGAAATCCAGTCCATATGGAGCCACGGCATACCTGATACCTGTCCTGAGATCAAAATGCCAAGCATCGCAGCAAAGCCAAAGGCCAGGTTGACAGTCAAGAAGCCTCCGTGAGTCCCTCTGCTGAGCACGATCTGCGCAACGGAGCCACAGCCAAACAGCTAGCAGGAGAAGGGATTGAAATTACCCTCTGTTTCACATCAGGGCCAGTTGCTGATCAGTGCCTGCAACTGCTCCACTTACACCTGCATGCGCCATCACAGCCCACCCATGACTCAAAACCTTCAAAGTTTCAACCTTCAGTCAAAGTATCTAGGTGTTATCTCTAGGaacagcagggaaggagaaaggagataGGCTTGGCCTATCAGGGGGAACCAAAAGCAGGGCCAAAATCAAAAGCAAGATCAGACCACAGTTCACATCTCCAGGAGGCTGAAGGTCTTTGTCCAACCATCTAATTTTAAGGTTGTAGGTGAGAAGAATCAGCCAGACAGCACCCTGGACAGAGGTATGTACAGTCCAACTGTTCAGATGAGGGATCTGGGTacctttttgttaaaaaggcTAATAATTGTTTGACACAGTAGCACACAGATTGGCAGGGGACAACTTTGATAATGCCTGGAAATGCAGATATGACTAAAGAAGGCCATATTCAGCCTGACATTCATGGAGTCTTCTTTCAGGTGGCATTGGCTGACAGCAAGGGATTGGGGCTGCCTCCTTGAGCTGAGGTACCTGCAGATGTCCCAGCCCCAAGGTACACTGTGCTGCAGGCACTTTGAGCACAGCCCATGCCATCCCAAATCAGCCATGTAAGAAAGGATCAGGGCAACACAGCTGGCCTGTCTCTGCAGTACCAACATGGCACAGGCACCATCAAGAGAAGTCCAAATTCCACAGACACCATGACACCAGTACAGCCAGAGGCTTGGCCTTCTGTCCAAGATCAGGTGTGCATCAAGCACTTTGGGGGACAAACATTGTTTCTGTTGGGTGATAAAGGGTGTTTCCTAGTAGCTAAGGGAGGCATGCACTCTCTCTCAAAGAGATTTGTTCCAAACAGGCAATCCTTCTCTTCCCAACCACATCCAAAAGCCATCTTTCCTATGCTCACCCTTAACAACCCAGACCAGTTTCCCCTGGCAGTTCAGTTCATCAGTCATCCAGCTGGAGGCCTTCTGCCTGGCCAAGTCTCTCCACTACCCACCATGTAATTTAAGGAGCCCTAATCCTGATCATCTGTATGCTTTTATCTTCCACTGACTCCACCTGAATTGATTCTTGCTGTATACCAGGGATTATCACATCAGCATGTACTGAGAGCATCCTTAAACTAGGACAGGGATTACAGCTTGCTCCTGAGATCCTTAAATCTAGGGATCAAGGCTTGCCTTATTTCTACTGACCACATGCACGTATCTACACACCCACCAAgactttctgcttctgtgaacTCCATCATCCCAGAATTACTCAATTGCCACAGAGGCAGTATCTGCTCCTAGGGCATAAGCCACCAAATAGGCACCGGGGCAGCAGGAGTGACTCTCTTCACTTCTTCTGCCAATACTGGACATGCCCATTGAACAACACACAATCCAGATCAGGGGCAAAGCCAAAACACACCTAACTCATCCCCTTGACAACTGATGAATTACTAATAAAGCAAACACTGCACTCAGCCTGCTGGGAAAGGAGCAGCCAAGTAGGCTGCAGGCTGACTCATGGAGGTGGACACTGTACACAGGTGCCTCTTGACAAGAAGCCAGGTCCCCAACACATAACCTTGTgtagaaagaacaaaagaaccTGTAGAACTTGTTAGTCAGTGAGAGGGACATCCAGCACTGCTCTCTACTGGGTGCAGTCAGAACAGCCCCTTCAATGTCCTAACCCTGAGCTGCACAGCTGGGAAACCATGGCAGAGAAGACACACaggcaaaggcagaaaagatgAGTCTTGTTTATTGTGCAGCAAACAGAGCCATCATTCCCAGCTATGCCCAAACCATTGAGGGAAGTGTAGCTCCAACTGAGCAAATAAGTACTGGCTAGTGACCAGGGTGACATTTGTTCCTTCCCTTACCCCAGAAGTGCCCCAGAATGCTTCAGACAGAGGTTTGGAGAGAGTACTTGGCCATGGTGTTCACCTCTCTAAGGCCACACAGCACATCAGTCTGACCAGGGAGGGGGGGCAAGCCCACAAAAAGCTGCAATGGGCATCTGAGTTTGGCAGGGTTGGCCCCAGGTTCTTCCTATTGATGACTGTATTTGTGTTATTCACTCTGAAAGAACTGGCAGTTCTGCAAGTGGATGGTGGTTGACTCATTATCCACATACCTGTTGGTTGCAGAAGCTACAGAGTAAAGTTTCCCCCCTCCGTCCCCCATTCACCCACAAAGGTCTTCCCTTAACTTGGAGGAATGCCAGCTCTGTCATTTCTCAAGAGGTtattccccatcctcctctccccatcctaCACCTGGCAATAGCTCTCTAGCTTTTCCTCAGAAGAGAGTCTATGGGCCATGCAAAAACACCCCAGAGCCACTCCACAGGAGCATTACAATTATTTATCAGATGAGCCCTGAGCACTATTTGGCTTAAATCAGCATAACAGTAGAAAACCTAACCCTCAGCAGATAAAGAGTAAGGTGATATTTATGGACAGGTTTGACCTTTGATATGCATGTGTGCAATTCCACCCTGCACCAGTGAACTCCACTAAGCATGAATATGTATGAGAATATATTGACATCCATCCATGGTATTTGACTTTTAGGAACCAGTTCAAATCATGCTCAGCCATGCTTTTGCAGCAAGTGGCTTGGCATTACACAGTTTTGTTGTGGGAGTGGCTATTACAATTTTTAATCACACCATTTCGACTTCTGCTATTTGCTAGTTTTCCCTCCAATTCCTTTTCCCAGGCCATATGAGACAGGAGACCCTCAGCATCCATTTTTTAAGTCTTCCTTTTCCAATGCTCACAGAGAAGCACTTAGGAGCAGCTAGCTTGAGTTGAAAGGCAAGGAAGGTCAACTAAAAGCAATTCAGCATTTATCTCAGTGGCTTTTAAGGCCATGCAATGGATGTAAAAGTCCTTAGTCAATATTACAGCACTATGGTCAGAGACAGTGGTGCACACCCAAGGCAGAGATGACCCTCACTCTTGATTTTAATAACCTGCCtctaacactttttttgttaaacattaCTGGAAGAACATCCCAGACAACAGAAACCCAGGCTAGTGCCTCACATGGCAGTGTCTGCAGCAGTCAACTGTTATACCCTCATGATCCAATAGCCAAgttcaaaagcagttttaaagtGCTAATAAAATGATTGCAGCAAAGCATTACTCTGGTGTATTAAAGCTACTCTCCTAGGAATTGAGGTCAATGCACCCATTAACCAGGTTAATGGAAGCCTGCTCCCTAATTTCATCTTACTGGCTCTAGCAGAACTAATGGCTTTCCCTGCCAACAGGGAGGcttctcactcctcctccctcacaAGCTGATCCAACTCCTTGCActgcaaaaaataacaaaatccaCATTCTGCAGGATCTGTGAGTCAAACTGGTTCAAGGGTAGAGGGGCTGACAAACTCCAGAGCCTGTACAAGGGAGGGGacagccagaagcagcagcagcaagaccAGGAAAAGGTAGCAAGTCACTGGGTGAAACTTCACACTCAGGGAAACCTTAAATTCCCTGTGTCCAGGGAATGTTTGGAGACTGGACATTTAGCTTTGTCACCCAAGGTCAAAGACACCCTGTCTCAATGGCTGGACACAAGAAAGCCCCAGAGCTAGTCAGGGCTGGTAGGAAAGGACCTTGGAGGacaaaaaaagttgaaaaagcTAATGAAGAAGTGAGGCCACCTGAGTTTATAGGCAGACCTTGTGAAAAGCAGCTCCATACATGAGCTCAGGAGAAAGATGTGCTCAGCACTCCCCTGCACAACAGCCAGGTTTCTTCCCTCATTtgcctcctcttttctttgccaGTGCTTTTTCCACACCTTCAAGTATAACACAAAAGGCCTGGATGCA
The nucleotide sequence above comes from Gymnogyps californianus isolate 813 chromosome Z, ASM1813914v2, whole genome shotgun sequence. Encoded proteins:
- the AQP3 gene encoding aquaporin-3 — encoded protein: MGRQKDVLATIEEHLRIRNKLVRQALAECLGTLILVLFGCGSVAQIVLSRGTHGGFLTVNLAFGFAAMLGILISGQVSGGHLNPAVTFAMCFLAREPWLKLPIYALAQTLGAFLGAGIVFGLYYDAIWAFGSNQLYVTGQNGTAGIFATYPSQHLNIVNGFFDQFIGTASLIVCVLAIVDPYNNPVPMGLEAFTVGFVVLVIGTSMGFNSGYAVNPARDFRPRLFTAIAGWGTEVFWTGKQWWWVPVVAPFLGAIVGVMVYQLMIGCHDEPSPPASEQETVKLANMKHKERV